Proteins from a genomic interval of Neodiprion lecontei isolate iyNeoLeco1 chromosome 2, iyNeoLeco1.1, whole genome shotgun sequence:
- the LOC107222306 gene encoding DENN domain-containing protein 1A isoform X2, whose amino-acid sequence MGSRLRENVRHLFECFCEVAAPVADKDPWLLQRFPESFSEEEILKSVPKFAYPCSFENVLVQHFSFVLTSIDSKWTFGFCRHDPKTETALVILSALPWHETFYKLLNHIAVITASGKDGDLWKFLQDVYSKGVPAPGASLTIPLPDPSVVFVCQSPKQFQLPSIPENRNLTEYYSAIDSHNMMMVFASMLYERRIIFTSKRLSRLSACVQACNALIYPMIWQHIYIPVLPLALMDYLLAPMPFLIGVPAPILERVRQSDLGEVVILDADNNTIQSPFDDLESLPQDVIINLRRALRNRAALLGDGVSRAFLRALVQLTAGYREALTLQQGERITFDEKAFVDSRPSSMQPFLRKMLELQIFQQFIEERLHMLNSGLGFSDEFEMEALNYSEKSGSKFRQQYREWSYAMRKEGSAFFRSVKDKANPAVKSAVKSVKEKGKDMKTAYKGLRWKGRTNRQESGMRYQQPRSAPSSPTLDRRPVAFASPSKPPAGYTATTSYRKDLRFRNTAVPDTSRKQYSPLSPSSPEETDYPVERLDIDLMNELRDVIYPNTPPVDRTLKPVRSLDSLRSAWSGRLRHGPLPSDTSIATDIYEASRTSDSFYSSTLESSSTSSNAQCTTNHKLLEPGTPLNSATFDTLLDISDTSTTNSSSNINGNDTSSPSSIRSLFNLKNSDSIPFASLGTEDQASNSSRMDNLVEKSTRDSHEFVNLTNPFVNKSISHNQSLLEHDDDQNKSGENSKTIAHIVQDSENSFHRENQSLLRISWFNNLLDANLNITDPSSQLIADDPFDTSQILNPFHPQNPLLIHPISLKPSPTSIQPLPPLNNQHYSAQAKDTPEPHDLIRLDSTNSDDEFDPLLSKSVKSNSAKQMTQSLHLPQMGEGLTNPLYPYFLPQHKAREDLDLLQEYGLDFNKFNLANGPSSAMTTSCNHTIQESSTTASFNTTTVKTQNNWTKFE is encoded by the exons ATGGGATCCAGACTGAG AGAAAATGTGCGACACCTGTTCGAGTGTTTCTGCGAAGTTGCTGCGCCTGTTGCGGACAAAGATCCCTGGCTACTTCAGAGGTTCCCTGAATCATTTTCCGAAGAAGAAATACTTAAATCTGTTCCTAAATTTGCGTACCCTTGTAGTTTCGAAAA CGTTCTTGTTCAGCACTTTTCATTTGTATTGACGAGTATCGATTCAAAATGGACGTTTGGATTTTGTCGACACGATCCCAAGACGGAAACGGCATTAGTAATTTTGAGTGCCTTGCCTTGGCACGAAACATTTTACAA ATTGTTGAATCATATTGCGGTAATAACTGCAAGCGGCAAAGATGGAGATCTTTGGAAATTCCTTCAAGATGTTTATAGCAAGGGTGTTCCTGCTCCTGGAGCTTCGCTCACCATTCCTCTTCCAGATCCTAGTGTT gtaTTTGTTTGTCAAAGCCCAAAACAATTTCAGTTGCCTAGTATACCAGAAAAT AGAAATTTGACTGAGTATTATAGCGCCATTGATTCGCACAATATGATGATGGTGTTTGCCTCCATGCTCTATGAAAGACGTATTATATTTACTTCGAAAAGGTTGTCAAGGCTGAGCGCCTGCGTTCAAGCCTGCAACGCCCTTATCTACCCGATGATTTGGCAGCACATATATATCCCTGTTTTGCCATTGGCTCTGATGGATTATTTGCTAGCTCCGATGCCTTTCCTCATCGGTGTGCCAGCGCCCATACTTGAg aGAGTGCGTCAAAGCGATTTGGGTGAAGTAGTAATCCTTGATGCCGACAACAACACTATCCAATCCCCGTTTGACGATCTGGAGTCCTTGCCTCAAGATGTG ATAATTAATCTCAGAAGAGCACTGCGTAACAGAGCTGCGTTGCTTGGCGATGGAGTGTCAAGGGCATTTCTACGCGCATTAGTTCAATTGACGGCTGGTTACAGAGAGGCTCTAACTCTCCAGCAAGGGGAACGTATAACGTTTGATGAAAAGGCCTTCGTAGACAGTCGGCCCTCGTCGATGCAACCCTTTCTTCGTAAAATGCTGgaattacaaatatttcaacaa TTTATAGAAGAACGTTTACACATGCTCAATTCCGGTCTCGGTTTCTCTGACGAATTCGAAATGGAGGCTCTTAATTATTCGGAAAAATCTGGCAGTAAATTTCGACAGCAGTATCGTGAATGGTCGTACGCAATGCGTAAGGAGGGCTCTGCATTTTTTCGAAGCGTCAAAGATAAG gCCAATCCCGCAGTCAAATCAGCTGTTAAATCG GTCAAGGAGAAGGGTAAAGACATGAAAACTGCATACAAAGGCTTACGCTGGAAAG GTCGAACAAATAGACAAGAAAGCGGCATGAGATACCAACAGCCCAGGTCAGCTCCAAGCTCTCCTACGTTGGATAGAAGACCTGTTGCATTTGCGTCTCCTTCGAAACCACCTGCCGGTTACACGGCAACGACTAGCTATCGAAAAGACCTTCGTTTCCGAAATACTGCTGTACCCGACACAAG CAGGAAGCAATATTCTCCATTGAGTCCCAGTTCACCCGAGGAAACAGATTATCCAGTTGAAAGGCTAGACATAGATCTGATGAACGAACTTCGAGATGTTATATATCCTAATACTCCACCTGTCGATAGAACG TTGAAGCCAGTGCGCAGTTTAGACAGCTTGAGGTCTGCATGGAGTGGGCGCTTGCGGCACGGCCCTCTTCCCTCCGACACTTCCATTGCCACCGACATTTATGAAGCCTCCCGTACTTCAGATTCCTTCTATTCCTCCACCCTAGAATCATCCTCGACTAGTTCCAATGCTCAATGCACAACAAATCACAAACTGCTAGAACCCGGCACGCCATTGAATTCTGCAACTTTTGATACCCTGCTAGATATTTCCGATACTTCAACTACTAATAGCAGCTCTAACATTAACGGAAATGACACGTCAAGTCCGTCTTCGATCAGATCTttgttcaatttgaaaaattcggaCAGTATTCCATTCGCTTCACTTGGGACCGAAGATCAGGCGTCCAACAGTTCTAGAATGGATAATCTTGTGGAGAAATCTACTCGCGATTCTCACGAATTTGTCAATCTGACCAATCCGTTCGTTAACAAAAGCATATCTCATAATCAGAGTTTGTTGGAACATGACGATGACCAAAATAAAAGTGGAGAAAATTCAAAGACTATCGCACACATCGTGCAAGATTcggaaaattcttttcatcGTGAAAACCAATCTTTGTTACGGATTTCTTGGTTTAATAATCTATTGGATGCTAATTTGAATATTACAGATCCTAGCTCGCAATTAATTGCTGACGATCCATTTGACACAAGCCAAATACTGAACCCTTTCCACCCACAGAACCCATTGTTAATTCATCCCATCAGCCTAAAGCCGAGTCCGACCAGCATTCAACCACTCCCTCCATTAAATAATCAGCATTACTCTGCACAGGCTAAG GATACACCAGAGCCCCACGATTTAATCAGACTAGATTCAACGAATAGCGATGATGAGTTTGACCCACTTTTATCAAAGTCTGTAAAGAGTAACAGCGCCAAACAAATGACTCAGTCATTGCATCTTCCACAGATGGGAGAAGGTCTGACAAATCCTTTATATCCGTACTTTTTACCACAGCATAAAGCTAGGGAGGATCTTGATTTACTCCAGGAGTATGGTCttgattttaataaatttaatctaGCCAACGGCCCGTCTTCCGCAATGACTACATCGTGTAATCACACAATACAAGAATCTAGCACAACTGCTTCGTTCAATACAACCACTGTTAAGACACAGAATAATTGgacaaaatttgaatga